The Diaminobutyricimonas aerilata nucleotide sequence GTCCTTACCGCGCCAGCGCAGTTCGGTGATGCGGAAGGTGCTGCCGTCCCACACGAACTCGTCGCCGACCTCGAGCGGATCCGTCGTCTTGAAGGCGCCGGACACCGAGCCGTCGGGGTTGCCGGTCATCTCGAGCCAGTGGTCGTCGCTCTGGGCATCGAAGTCGACGGGCTGCTTGTCCATGCTCCATGGTCGCACCCTCCGCCGATGACGCCGACCGGACGTGCTCAGTCCGCGAGCAGCGCGGGCAGGAGCACGGAATCCACGAGCTGCGTCACCGTGTCGGGGTCCAGCCCGCGCTGACGCAGCGAGACGGAGCCGAACGCGACGGACGGCACGATGCCCGCGATCAGTCCGACGGGCCTCGACGCCGCGATGACACCTCGCTCCTGCCATCGCTCGATGACCGCGACCAGGGCCGCCACCGGCGGTCCGCCGATGACCGCGTGCGCCGCCTCGTACAGCTCCCGGTCGCGGCCCAGTTCGCTCAGCAGGCTCGCCAGCACCCGGGAGGCACGCTCGTCGGCGCGCGCGTAGTGCATCGCGCACGCGAGGAGGTCGTCGCGCAGCGATCCGGTGTTCGGCAGCGGCTGTTCGCTCTGCAGCGCCCGCACCGCCGCGACGACGAGCTGCACCTTGCTCGGCCAGCGCCGGTAGATGGCCGACTTGCCGCTCCCCGCCGTCCGCGCGACATCCGCGACCGTCATGCCCGCGTAGCCCTCGGTGATGAGCAGGTCCTGGGTGGCGCGGAGGATGCCCTCCTCCACCCGCCGGTCGCGAGGGCGCCCGGGGGCGCGGACTTCGGCGTCGGCGGTCGTCATCGCGCCATTG carries:
- a CDS encoding TetR/AcrR family transcriptional regulator yields the protein MTTADAEVRAPGRPRDRRVEEGILRATQDLLITEGYAGMTVADVARTAGSGKSAIYRRWPSKVQLVVAAVRALQSEQPLPNTGSLRDDLLACAMHYARADERASRVLASLLSELGRDRELYEAAHAVIGGPPVAALVAVIERWQERGVIAASRPVGLIAGIVPSVAFGSVSLRQRGLDPDTVTQLVDSVLLPALLAD